The Corallococcus silvisoli genome contains a region encoding:
- a CDS encoding AraC family transcriptional regulator has protein sequence MDERDVWRSVDPLGEALHLLRMSGAFYCSSEFSAPWGLALPAMPQCLMFHVVTAGQAWLEVEGRDSVLLQPGDLALVPQGTGHRLVSDPGTTAAPLFELPREAVSERYEILRHGGTGAVTKMVCGAVRFDHPTARHFVSLLPRIIRVAASQAPNPEWLHSTLRFMAAEAEALRPGGETVVTRLADILVIQAIRAWLEHDPEARTGWLGALQDRQVGRAIVLIHRDPARAWTLGTLAKEAAMSRSAFAARFTQRVGMPAMQYLVHWRMQVAASLLREEDAGLADVASRLGYQSEAAFSRAFKRCIGVAPGTFRRDVAPLPAPDSRH, from the coding sequence ATGGATGAACGGGACGTCTGGCGCTCGGTGGATCCGCTCGGAGAGGCGCTGCACCTGCTGCGCATGAGCGGGGCGTTCTATTGCAGCTCTGAGTTCTCCGCCCCCTGGGGCCTCGCGCTGCCGGCGATGCCACAGTGCCTGATGTTCCACGTCGTCACGGCGGGTCAGGCCTGGCTGGAGGTCGAGGGGCGTGACAGCGTCCTGCTCCAACCCGGAGACCTCGCGCTCGTGCCGCAGGGCACCGGACACCGCCTGGTGAGCGATCCCGGCACCACCGCCGCCCCGCTGTTCGAGCTACCGCGCGAGGCCGTCAGCGAGCGCTATGAAATCCTGCGGCATGGCGGCACGGGCGCGGTGACGAAGATGGTCTGTGGCGCGGTCCGCTTCGACCATCCGACCGCGCGCCACTTCGTCAGCCTGCTGCCGCGCATCATCCGCGTCGCTGCGTCCCAAGCGCCGAACCCGGAGTGGCTGCACAGCACGCTGCGCTTCATGGCGGCGGAGGCCGAGGCCCTCCGGCCCGGCGGTGAGACGGTCGTCACCCGGCTGGCCGACATCCTGGTCATCCAGGCGATCCGCGCCTGGCTGGAGCACGACCCGGAGGCGCGCACCGGCTGGCTCGGCGCGCTCCAGGACCGGCAGGTGGGCCGCGCCATCGTGCTCATCCACCGCGACCCCGCGCGCGCCTGGACGCTCGGCACGCTGGCGAAGGAGGCCGCCATGTCACGCTCCGCCTTCGCCGCGCGCTTCACCCAGCGCGTCGGCATGCCCGCGATGCAGTACCTGGTGCACTGGCGCATGCAGGTCGCCGCGTCGCTGCTCCGCGAAGAGGATGCGGGACTGGCGGACGTGGCGAGCCGCCTCGGCTACCAGTCCGAGGCCGCGTTCAGCCGCGCGTTCAAGCGCTGCATCGGCGTCGCACCCGGGACCTTCCGCCGCGACGTGGCCCCCCTGCCCGCCCCGGACTCCCGTCATTGA
- a CDS encoding methyltransferase encodes MDFQARLEALTHELRPWSPLWSRSILQGWPESGAAYPEDWLAHARSLDEAGERQLDQGVLVGVPPPSLSALLGALQELTALPWHEGIHALTVAETQGLSVKKTHELERVLALLAPRARFIHQAVDIGGGMGHLARLCTRTFGWTFHSIDRDAALQDKGRRWLTRNPPPVRDTLCFIQASVEDGLQPRIDPLFSGQDRASIGLHTCGPLALTQIRKSQDAGFVLNIGCCYDKLEAPRDYPVSRFGGVHPLPFTSHALALTTRGRHHKTEEEFARMKRVYAWRFAFDLLSRRRFPERGFVRAGDAPRALYAGPFSVYALDRMERLGLDSGMTAAELDAFEVSVRAETRELLLCHLLRDRFARALEVVLLLDRALLLEELGFQVELLQLFDPRLSPRNLALIASRSA; translated from the coding sequence ATGGACTTCCAGGCGCGACTCGAGGCGCTCACGCACGAACTCCGGCCCTGGTCCCCGCTCTGGTCCCGCTCCATCCTCCAGGGCTGGCCCGAGTCCGGCGCCGCCTATCCCGAGGACTGGCTGGCCCATGCCCGGTCGCTCGATGAAGCGGGCGAGCGGCAACTGGACCAGGGCGTGCTCGTGGGCGTCCCGCCGCCGTCCCTGTCCGCGCTCCTGGGCGCGCTTCAAGAACTGACAGCGCTGCCCTGGCACGAGGGCATTCACGCGCTGACGGTCGCGGAGACGCAGGGACTCAGCGTCAAGAAGACCCACGAGCTGGAGCGGGTGCTCGCCCTGCTCGCGCCGAGAGCCCGCTTCATCCACCAGGCGGTCGATATCGGCGGCGGCATGGGACATCTCGCCCGCCTCTGTACGCGGACGTTCGGGTGGACCTTCCACAGCATCGACCGGGACGCCGCGCTGCAGGACAAGGGCCGGCGGTGGCTGACGAGAAACCCGCCCCCAGTCAGGGACACCCTGTGTTTCATCCAGGCCTCCGTCGAGGACGGGCTCCAACCGCGGATCGATCCGCTCTTCTCCGGCCAGGACCGGGCTTCCATCGGCCTGCATACCTGTGGACCGCTCGCCCTCACGCAGATCCGCAAGAGCCAGGACGCGGGCTTCGTCCTGAACATCGGCTGCTGCTACGACAAGCTGGAGGCCCCTCGGGACTACCCCGTCTCCCGCTTCGGGGGCGTGCATCCGCTGCCCTTCACCTCGCATGCCCTGGCGCTGACGACTCGGGGACGGCATCACAAGACCGAGGAGGAGTTCGCGCGGATGAAGCGGGTGTACGCATGGCGCTTCGCGTTCGATCTCCTATCGAGGCGGCGCTTTCCCGAGCGCGGCTTCGTGAGAGCAGGAGACGCCCCCCGGGCGCTCTATGCCGGCCCTTTCTCCGTCTACGCGCTCGACCGCATGGAACGCCTCGGCCTTGATTCCGGCATGACGGCCGCCGAGCTGGATGCCTTCGAGGTGTCCGTTCGCGCCGAGACGCGGGAACTCTTGCTCTGCCATCTGCTGAGGGACCGCTTCGCGAGGGCGTTGGAGGTCGTGCTCCTCCTTGATCGCGCGCTCCTCCTGGAGGAGCTGGGCTTCCAGGTCGAGCTCCTCCAGCTCTTCGATCCGCGCCTGTCTCCGCGAAACCTCGCGCTCATCGCGTCGCGGAGCGCTTGA
- a CDS encoding WD40 repeat domain-containing protein produces the protein MNELCKRLPILALLFAACATHPAQRESDALRPSSLEQELRSRVYLAKGDAAIESRQWGLAAGYFAVARASQDSAVARWGQGWATDRASRQRWTKKFEGSVLAVAFSPDGKLLASAGFDSVVRIWNVGNGEPVAAFKEHPAEVHAVAFSPDGALLASAGRPGEIRVWDVRQGRRVAVLQGHTDVVRGLAFSPSGKQLASCGVDNTVRVWDVQSGTERLRFEHDAYAIAVAFSADGRWLLSTSMDKTARVWDLEARRELHRLTGHEEKVESTAFSSDGNLAMTAAADHSIRFWNPRSGQLVDVLKIPADISATSIDPRFQLVAQAGWDGRVQLFDAHSGELLERLDAHHAFVMCIALSPDGRTFASGGMDGSLQVWARPSAPAEVLLRGHEAWVEALAFSEEQELVTGAEDGMRRWRLGDASAPVARTESTEAVVSLAASPDRRFIAAGTLKGKVRLLEAATGQQVRELSDVKGSVRGLVFSPDGKVLAAGGDRDVYLWSMPDGVPLGQLAGHTGKVWALAINAEGTRLASGGSDKLVRLWDLGRRQPLRQLDVGDRVRALAFTPGDNHLVTAGMNQPIRLWDAEDGRLLRSMDEGSVGVLSLGVSPDGGFLASGGMDMRVKVWSLPGGDLIGRVRGQQGFLSAVAFSPDMSVLASAASDRTIRLLHFDSLVHPPPSGGNLEETLRAYGLVWDEARLVVQHR, from the coding sequence ATGAACGAACTCTGTAAGCGTCTGCCGATCTTGGCGTTGCTGTTCGCCGCCTGTGCGACCCACCCCGCCCAGCGTGAGTCCGACGCACTCCGGCCATCCTCGCTCGAGCAGGAGCTCCGCTCGCGCGTGTACCTGGCGAAGGGGGATGCCGCCATCGAGTCGCGACAGTGGGGGCTGGCCGCGGGCTACTTCGCAGTGGCGCGCGCGTCGCAGGACTCCGCCGTTGCACGCTGGGGACAGGGCTGGGCGACGGACCGCGCCTCCCGCCAGCGATGGACGAAGAAGTTCGAGGGTTCCGTGCTCGCGGTGGCCTTCTCGCCAGACGGAAAGCTCCTGGCCTCCGCCGGCTTCGACTCCGTCGTCCGCATCTGGAACGTGGGCAACGGCGAACCGGTGGCGGCGTTCAAGGAGCATCCGGCGGAGGTGCACGCCGTCGCGTTCTCCCCGGACGGGGCGCTGCTGGCCTCCGCCGGCCGGCCGGGAGAGATCCGCGTCTGGGATGTGCGCCAGGGCCGCCGTGTGGCCGTGCTCCAGGGCCACACGGACGTCGTGCGGGGCCTGGCGTTCTCTCCCAGTGGGAAGCAGCTCGCCTCGTGCGGCGTGGACAACACCGTGCGCGTCTGGGACGTGCAGTCCGGCACGGAGCGGCTGCGCTTCGAGCACGACGCGTATGCGATCGCCGTGGCCTTCTCAGCGGATGGCCGGTGGCTGTTGTCGACGAGCATGGACAAGACCGCCCGCGTCTGGGACCTGGAGGCCCGCAGGGAACTCCACCGCCTCACCGGGCATGAAGAGAAGGTGGAGTCGACCGCTTTCTCCTCGGATGGGAACCTCGCGATGACGGCGGCCGCGGACCACTCCATCCGCTTCTGGAATCCCCGCTCCGGGCAGCTCGTCGACGTCTTGAAGATTCCGGCGGACATCTCGGCCACGTCCATCGATCCTCGGTTCCAGCTCGTGGCCCAGGCGGGTTGGGATGGGCGCGTGCAGCTCTTCGATGCACACAGCGGCGAGCTCCTGGAGCGCCTGGATGCCCACCACGCCTTCGTGATGTGCATCGCCCTGTCGCCGGATGGGCGCACCTTCGCGTCCGGAGGGATGGATGGCTCCCTGCAGGTCTGGGCCCGGCCCTCCGCGCCCGCCGAGGTGCTGCTCCGAGGACACGAGGCCTGGGTGGAGGCGCTGGCCTTCTCCGAGGAGCAGGAGCTCGTCACCGGGGCGGAGGACGGCATGCGCCGCTGGCGCCTGGGGGACGCGAGTGCTCCCGTGGCTCGGACGGAGAGCACGGAGGCGGTCGTGTCGCTCGCGGCGAGCCCCGACCGGCGGTTCATCGCGGCAGGCACATTGAAAGGGAAGGTGCGTCTGCTTGAAGCCGCCACGGGCCAACAGGTGCGCGAGCTGTCCGACGTGAAGGGCTCGGTGCGCGGGCTTGTCTTCAGCCCGGACGGGAAGGTCCTGGCCGCGGGTGGCGACCGGGACGTCTACCTGTGGTCGATGCCAGACGGAGTGCCGCTCGGGCAGCTGGCGGGGCACACGGGGAAGGTCTGGGCCCTGGCCATCAACGCGGAGGGGACCCGGCTGGCCTCCGGAGGCTCGGACAAGCTCGTGCGGCTCTGGGACCTGGGGCGGCGCCAGCCCCTGCGCCAACTGGACGTCGGCGACCGCGTCCGGGCGTTGGCCTTCACGCCCGGCGACAACCATCTGGTGACGGCGGGCATGAACCAACCCATCCGACTCTGGGATGCCGAGGACGGTCGCCTGCTGAGGAGCATGGACGAGGGCTCCGTGGGCGTGCTGTCGCTGGGTGTGTCACCCGATGGCGGGTTCCTGGCCTCGGGGGGAATGGACATGCGGGTGAAGGTCTGGAGCCTGCCTGGCGGGGACCTGATTGGGCGGGTCCGGGGCCAGCAGGGTTTCCTTTCGGCGGTGGCCTTCTCACCCGACATGTCCGTCCTGGCTTCGGCGGCGTCCGACCGGACCATCCGTCTTCTCCACTTCGACAGCCTGGTGCACCCGCCGCCCTCGGGAGGAAATCTGGAGGAGACCCTGCGCGCCTATGGACTCGTCTGGGACGAGGCGCGGCTCGTCGTCCAGCACCGCTGA
- a CDS encoding vWA domain-containing protein, giving the protein MTGKVMLRLLLVFATFVIARPGTASAQRYEDHTVLLLDRSASMALPTTGGLTRFQLAVRRAQDIVAMGGSTPQHYAVVSFNGTSYIVHLGFTTNTALIQFTLNSLKVGMESAPVAHAICGSVDELLAYRPQVLAWKRIAFFSASDGDTGTPPSSQCYGPPSTTPSPTPGSWQFKVRNKLVSGDPDNEGDPRSPLVQFSNVLLGGPFG; this is encoded by the coding sequence ATGACAGGCAAGGTGATGCTGCGTCTGCTCCTGGTGTTCGCAACGTTCGTCATCGCGCGCCCAGGAACCGCATCGGCGCAGAGATACGAGGATCACACCGTCCTTCTCCTGGACCGAAGCGCGTCCATGGCGCTCCCGACGACCGGCGGTCTCACGCGCTTCCAGTTGGCGGTTCGGCGGGCCCAAGACATCGTCGCGATGGGCGGCAGCACCCCGCAGCATTACGCGGTGGTGTCCTTCAATGGCACCTCATACATCGTGCACCTGGGCTTCACGACGAACACCGCACTCATCCAATTCACCCTGAACAGCCTCAAGGTGGGCATGGAGTCGGCACCGGTGGCACATGCCATCTGCGGATCGGTGGACGAGCTCCTGGCCTACCGTCCCCAGGTGCTGGCATGGAAGCGGATCGCCTTCTTCTCGGCCTCCGACGGGGACACCGGCACTCCCCCGTCCTCACAGTGCTACGGCCCGCCGAGCACGACCCCCTCGCCGACGCCCGGCTCCTGGCAGTTCAAGGTCCGCAACAAGCTGGTGTCGGGCGATCCTGACAACGAGGGCGATCCCCGCTCCCCTCTTGTCCAGTTCTCCAATGTCTTGTTGGGCGGTCCTTTTGGATGA
- a CDS encoding helix-turn-helix transcriptional regulator, whose protein sequence is MSNLMTFDTQELMLRDRVISTLNGSLDLPQVLEAARAPLLEFAQADSVALCLMRTTPSLDFRWHVPGHRLRVLDEYLGLAGHDFVRAPIFAQPGVVLRDPEMLSREEYEQNLLYQRSRELDLGLEHVMAVLLPIRPDFLCAVALYRTQRRPFSAQCAAALSSLNPHLVNTLRNCNDVQAFTTGGHLLEEHYRNPDTAFLVVELPHREVMRSRHAAVLLERWFAPSELHSSGLPLPLKEQLDALVRMNPDSRVEKDVWVSLRDDGYRRVRFIELPASEGPRRWALLLNEIPTSIPLPTEMRRKLTRRQITVAMYLLRNWPIQQIADELRISILTVDTHWKNIRDRLCIDSRADLLYQAARLNKPV, encoded by the coding sequence ATGTCCAACCTCATGACTTTCGATACCCAAGAGCTCATGCTTCGGGACAGGGTGATTTCGACCCTCAATGGCTCGCTGGACCTCCCCCAGGTCCTTGAAGCCGCTCGAGCGCCCCTCCTTGAGTTCGCACAGGCTGACTCCGTGGCTTTGTGCCTCATGCGCACCACGCCTTCACTCGACTTCCGATGGCATGTCCCGGGCCACCGACTGCGTGTCCTCGATGAGTATCTCGGCTTGGCTGGCCATGACTTCGTCCGGGCCCCCATCTTCGCCCAGCCGGGTGTGGTCCTCCGCGATCCGGAGATGCTCTCCCGCGAGGAGTATGAACAGAACCTCCTCTACCAGCGCAGCCGGGAGCTGGATCTAGGCCTGGAGCACGTCATGGCCGTCCTCCTCCCCATCCGCCCCGACTTCCTCTGTGCCGTCGCACTCTACCGGACCCAGCGGCGCCCCTTCTCCGCGCAGTGCGCCGCCGCCCTCTCCAGCCTCAACCCGCACCTGGTGAATACGCTGCGCAACTGCAATGACGTCCAGGCGTTCACCACTGGCGGCCACCTCCTCGAAGAGCACTACCGCAACCCCGACACCGCGTTCCTCGTCGTGGAGCTTCCCCACCGGGAGGTCATGCGCTCTCGGCACGCCGCTGTCCTCCTGGAGCGGTGGTTCGCCCCCTCTGAACTCCACTCCTCCGGACTCCCCCTCCCACTCAAGGAGCAGTTGGACGCCCTGGTTCGCATGAACCCGGATTCGCGGGTCGAAAAGGACGTCTGGGTGTCCCTCCGTGACGATGGCTACCGCCGGGTTCGATTCATCGAGCTGCCCGCCTCCGAGGGCCCCCGGCGATGGGCCCTCCTGCTGAACGAGATTCCCACCTCCATCCCGCTTCCCACGGAGATGAGGCGCAAGCTCACCCGCCGCCAGATCACCGTCGCGATGTATCTGCTCCGCAACTGGCCCATTCAGCAGATCGCCGATGAACTCCGAATCTCGATCCTGACCGTAGACACCCACTGGAAAAACATCCGCGACAGGCTGTGCATCGACAGCCGCGCGGACCTCCTCTATCAGGCCGCGCGCCTCAACAAGCCCGTCTGA
- a CDS encoding iron-containing redox enzyme family protein — MQSQTDCQTGTQWVAALDEEARRLVAAVDAQPDASRLLDGTLDDVGYIHYLTQTYHYARWSTPLLGEAGHRLKRLGRNPELAELLIQKSEEERGHERWLLSDLKNLGCSEGQVEATARSPAVDAYTGWNFFTSRSGVPTAVLGTAFVLEYLSQTRAGVWAERLQAVSSIPNIHKSVTFLRSHGALDGDHVAEMVEILGRLTDREDQAAILLSARATRSIYPGIFREGGVTLAR, encoded by the coding sequence GTGCAATCACAGACGGATTGTCAGACGGGGACTCAGTGGGTGGCGGCGCTGGATGAGGAGGCGCGAAGGCTGGTGGCGGCGGTGGATGCGCAGCCTGACGCCAGCCGCCTCCTCGACGGCACCCTCGATGATGTGGGCTACATCCATTACCTCACCCAGACGTATCACTATGCCCGCTGGAGCACGCCGCTCCTCGGGGAGGCGGGGCATCGGCTCAAGCGGTTGGGCCGGAACCCGGAGCTGGCGGAGTTGTTGATCCAGAAGTCGGAGGAGGAGCGGGGGCACGAGCGGTGGTTGCTGTCGGACTTGAAGAACCTGGGGTGCTCGGAGGGGCAGGTGGAGGCAACGGCGCGGAGCCCGGCGGTGGATGCCTATACGGGGTGGAACTTCTTCACGTCGCGCTCGGGCGTGCCGACGGCGGTGCTGGGGACCGCGTTCGTGCTGGAGTACCTGTCGCAGACGCGAGCCGGGGTGTGGGCCGAGCGGCTGCAGGCGGTGTCTTCCATTCCCAACATCCACAAGTCGGTGACGTTCCTGCGCAGCCACGGGGCGCTGGACGGAGACCATGTGGCGGAGATGGTGGAGATCCTGGGGCGGCTGACGGACCGGGAGGATCAGGCGGCGATCCTCCTCTCGGCCCGGGCCACCCGGAGCATCTACCCGGGCATCTTCCGTGAGGGCGGTGTCACCCTCGCGAGGTAG
- a CDS encoding GNAT family N-acetyltransferase yields the protein MTCRHWRWRVATTQREMDDAARIRWAVFGGELGLLSGRGAPSRREVTCFDTLDTTLHLLVYAGTEPVATLRLSLPNPELAASLGGRMGLEMEQRVDLSGLLGPERVFAEPSRFCVLERWRRSEAITWLQAGMYAESRRRGVTHWIGSANLETDSREDALLSWQVAAHRGWLSPRWRVEVPDPWLAPAHPRSPFYTPEEWARAEQGMLDGLRLPKAPLLFARKLGARFIAEPLYDAYFQWFTLPLIIALEEIPADTLALFHALDRGVSPAG from the coding sequence ATGACGTGCAGGCACTGGCGCTGGCGTGTCGCCACCACCCAGCGGGAGATGGATGACGCGGCCCGCATCCGCTGGGCTGTCTTCGGCGGAGAGTTGGGATTGCTGTCGGGGCGGGGGGCGCCGTCGAGGCGGGAGGTGACGTGCTTCGACACGCTCGACACCACGCTGCACCTGCTCGTCTATGCGGGCACCGAGCCCGTGGCGACCTTGCGGTTGTCGTTGCCCAACCCCGAGCTGGCGGCGAGCCTGGGCGGGAGGATGGGCCTTGAGATGGAGCAGCGGGTGGACCTCTCGGGGTTGCTCGGGCCGGAGCGGGTGTTCGCGGAGCCCTCTCGCTTCTGCGTGCTGGAGCGGTGGCGGCGCTCGGAGGCCATCACGTGGTTGCAGGCCGGCATGTACGCGGAGAGCCGGCGGCGCGGGGTGACGCACTGGATTGGGTCCGCGAACCTGGAGACGGACTCGCGCGAGGACGCGCTGCTGTCGTGGCAGGTCGCGGCTCACCGGGGATGGCTGAGTCCGCGCTGGCGGGTGGAGGTCCCCGACCCGTGGCTGGCCCCGGCGCATCCTCGCAGCCCCTTCTACACGCCGGAGGAGTGGGCGAGGGCGGAGCAGGGGATGTTGGACGGGCTGCGGCTGCCCAAGGCGCCGCTGCTCTTCGCCAGGAAGCTGGGCGCGCGCTTCATCGCGGAGCCGCTCTACGACGCGTACTTTCAGTGGTTCACGCTGCCGCTCATCATCGCGCTCGAAGAGATTCCGGCTGACACCCTGGCGCTCTTCCACGCGCTGGACCGCGGCGTGAGCCCCGCCGGCTAG
- a CDS encoding S8 family serine peptidase: MKLKLTQAVSVISLLAAACGPMPEAQESDSEQFGHSAQLLRRDRAIPGEYIVVLRDSTPEVRQQGAANIAQDMVSLAGGKVLRTYEHSIHGFLANMSEAEARRLLSDPRVAYVQENGLIHVSATQTNATWGIDRIDQRDLPRDSSYTYNVDGTGVHAYIIDTGIRLTHTEFTGRTGNGYDFIDNDSDPTDCHGHGTHVSGTVGGTTWGVAKKVTLHGVRVLDCTGYGNDAQVIGGIDWVAANHIKPAVANMSLGDVGIQAIDDATERLIAAGVTTVVAAGNDSANACNYSPARAPNAITVGSTTSTDARSSFSNYGTCVDIFAPGSSITSASNSGNSSSTSMSGTSMASPHVAGAAALYLSANPTATPAQVRDALVNNATPNKVTSPGTGSPNKLLYTLFITGGGGGDTTPPTTSITSPAGGATLSGTASLSASATDNVGVSRVEFYAGTALLGTATASPYSISWNTTTVANGTYSLTTKAYDAANNVGTSATVSVTVNNGTGSCSINEQLLLNPGFESGNTGWTTSSGVIDGTTSGSAPRTGTYKAWMNGYGSTSTEFAYQDVTIPSTACSATLSFWARITTAETTTTTAYDKLAVQIRNSAGTVLATLATYSNLDKSTTYVQRTFDLAAYKGQTIRLYFNGTEDSSLQTSFFLDDTALNVVR, from the coding sequence ATGAAACTGAAACTGACCCAGGCGGTGAGCGTCATCTCCCTGCTGGCCGCGGCATGCGGCCCGATGCCAGAGGCCCAGGAGTCCGACAGCGAGCAGTTCGGTCACTCGGCGCAGCTGCTCCGCCGCGACCGGGCCATCCCTGGCGAGTACATCGTCGTCCTGCGTGACTCCACGCCGGAGGTCCGGCAGCAGGGGGCGGCGAACATCGCCCAGGACATGGTGTCCCTCGCCGGTGGCAAGGTGCTGCGGACCTACGAGCACTCCATCCACGGTTTCCTGGCGAACATGAGCGAGGCCGAGGCCCGCCGGCTCCTGTCCGACCCTCGCGTGGCGTATGTGCAGGAGAACGGCCTCATCCACGTGTCGGCGACGCAGACCAACGCGACCTGGGGCATTGACCGCATCGACCAGCGGGACCTGCCGCGCGACAGCTCCTACACCTACAACGTCGACGGCACCGGCGTGCATGCGTACATCATCGACACCGGCATCCGGCTGACCCACACCGAGTTCACCGGCCGCACCGGCAACGGCTACGACTTCATCGACAACGACAGCGACCCCACGGACTGCCACGGCCATGGCACGCATGTGTCTGGCACGGTGGGCGGCACGACCTGGGGCGTGGCGAAGAAGGTCACCCTCCACGGCGTGCGGGTGCTCGACTGCACGGGCTATGGAAACGACGCGCAGGTCATCGGCGGTATCGACTGGGTGGCGGCCAACCACATCAAGCCCGCGGTCGCCAACATGAGCCTGGGCGATGTCGGCATCCAGGCCATCGATGATGCGACGGAGCGGTTGATCGCCGCGGGCGTCACCACGGTGGTCGCCGCCGGCAACGACAGCGCCAACGCGTGCAACTACTCGCCGGCCCGTGCGCCCAACGCCATCACCGTGGGCTCCACCACCAGCACCGATGCCCGCTCGTCGTTCTCCAACTACGGGACGTGCGTGGACATCTTCGCGCCGGGCTCGAGCATCACCTCGGCCTCGAACTCCGGCAACAGCTCCAGCACCTCGATGAGCGGCACGTCCATGGCCTCGCCGCACGTGGCCGGCGCCGCGGCGCTCTACCTGAGCGCCAACCCCACCGCGACGCCCGCGCAGGTGCGCGACGCGCTGGTGAACAACGCCACGCCGAACAAGGTCACCAGCCCGGGGACCGGCTCGCCCAACAAGCTGCTCTACACGCTCTTCATCACCGGCGGCGGCGGCGGTGACACCACCCCGCCCACGACGTCCATCACCTCTCCCGCGGGCGGCGCCACGCTGAGCGGCACCGCGAGCCTGAGCGCCAGCGCCACCGACAACGTGGGCGTGTCGCGCGTGGAGTTCTACGCGGGCACCGCGCTGCTGGGCACGGCGACGGCCTCGCCGTACAGCATCTCCTGGAACACGACGACGGTGGCCAACGGCACCTACTCGCTGACCACCAAGGCGTATGACGCGGCGAACAACGTCGGCACGTCGGCCACGGTGTCGGTGACGGTGAACAACGGCACGGGCTCCTGCTCCATCAACGAGCAGCTCCTGCTCAACCCGGGCTTCGAGAGCGGCAACACGGGCTGGACCACCTCGTCGGGGGTCATCGACGGCACCACGTCGGGCAGCGCGCCGCGCACGGGCACCTACAAGGCCTGGATGAACGGCTACGGCAGCACGAGCACGGAGTTCGCCTACCAGGACGTCACCATCCCCTCCACGGCGTGCAGCGCCACGCTCAGCTTCTGGGCGCGCATCACCACGGCGGAGACGACGACCACGACGGCCTACGACAAGCTGGCCGTCCAGATCCGCAACAGCGCGGGTACGGTGCTCGCCACGCTGGCCACGTACAGCAACCTGGACAAGAGCACGACCTACGTGCAGCGGACGTTCGACCTGGCCGCGTACAAGGGCCAGACCATCCGCCTCTACTTCAACGGCACGGAGGACTCGTCCCTGCAGACGAGCTTCTTCCTCGACGACACCGCGTTGAACGTCGTCCGGTAG
- a CDS encoding lipase family alpha/beta hydrolase has product MAQITRPSSLTSPPQTRVAPEASLRPNAAQGPKALVVSDGFTADAPAGAQRGPELSQVNSLRLPIPWPGRGEADKIGWIQKAYPPARDATPEFQKLNQAVRAGQNVLPPEAKDCVFLAVGGLLSEAAPKELYFDKNLDALKAQGLQVGRVPVDTDMGVEHNAAIVRQAVLEAAKNGKQVVLMGHSKGGLDSAAALAMYPELKDHVRALVTIQSPYGGSPMAQDLLDNPLVRYGVGGAIEALGGSIQAGEDLTYDSRKKFLAEHPMPAGIPAVCMASTTANPTSPLFAAEEYMQQRYGVKSDGLVLPQDAFIPGSKSVTLQGLDHLDSTGTTLNPFKPYHPEDLTLSLVAMALNMPKGG; this is encoded by the coding sequence ATGGCCCAGATCACGCGTCCTTCCAGCCTCACCTCGCCGCCCCAGACGCGGGTCGCTCCAGAGGCCTCCCTCCGGCCCAATGCAGCGCAGGGCCCCAAGGCCCTGGTGGTGAGCGACGGCTTCACGGCGGACGCTCCGGCGGGGGCGCAGCGGGGCCCTGAGCTTTCGCAGGTGAACAGCCTGCGCCTGCCCATCCCCTGGCCGGGGAGGGGGGAGGCGGACAAGATCGGCTGGATCCAGAAGGCGTATCCGCCGGCCAGGGACGCCACGCCGGAGTTCCAGAAGCTGAACCAGGCGGTGCGCGCGGGCCAGAACGTGCTGCCTCCCGAGGCCAAGGACTGCGTGTTCCTGGCGGTGGGCGGCCTGTTGTCGGAGGCGGCGCCCAAGGAGCTGTACTTCGACAAGAACCTGGACGCGCTCAAGGCCCAGGGGCTGCAGGTGGGCCGGGTGCCCGTGGACACGGACATGGGCGTGGAGCACAACGCGGCCATCGTCCGTCAGGCGGTGCTCGAGGCCGCCAAGAACGGCAAGCAGGTGGTGCTGATGGGCCACAGCAAGGGCGGCCTGGACTCCGCGGCGGCCCTGGCGATGTACCCGGAGCTCAAGGACCACGTGCGCGCCCTGGTCACCATCCAGTCGCCGTACGGCGGCTCCCCCATGGCGCAGGACCTGCTGGACAACCCGCTGGTGCGCTACGGGGTGGGCGGCGCCATCGAGGCGCTGGGGGGCAGCATCCAGGCCGGCGAGGACCTGACGTACGACTCGCGCAAGAAGTTCCTGGCGGAGCACCCGATGCCCGCGGGCATCCCCGCGGTGTGCATGGCCTCCACCACCGCCAACCCCACCTCGCCGCTGTTCGCCGCCGAGGAGTACATGCAGCAGCGCTACGGCGTGAAGTCAGACGGCCTGGTGCTGCCGCAGGACGCGTTCATCCCTGGCTCCAAGTCGGTGACCCTGCAAGGGCTGGATCACCTCGATTCGACCGGGACGACGCTCAACCCCTTCAAGCCCTACCACCCCGAGGACCTGACCCTCTCGCTGGTGGCGATGGCGTTGAACATGCCCAAGGGCGGCTGA